The genomic stretch GCTTAGCCAAAAAGCGAATCGGTTGAGAGTGGGATTGATACTGTATCCATTCCTGGGGACTGAGCACTCGCCGCGCTAGGCGATCGCCGGAACGACCGACGATCGCTTCAATACGGGTGATTTCAACAATATCCGTACCGAGACCCAAAATCGCCATTAGCGACGCGCTTCCCGCATCAGTGTTTTCATCTCAGCCACCGCCGGAGCCAGCCCACTCATCACCGCACGCCCGATAATCGCGTGACCGATGTTCAGTTCATGCATTTCCGGCAGCGCCGCAATCGGCAGGACATTATGATAAGTCAGACCATGACCGGCATTAACCTTGATGCCACAAGACGCCGCATAGGTCGCCGCATCACAGATGCGTTCAAACTCCTGTTGCCGGGCCACATCGTCTTGCGCATCAGCATAAGCGCCGGTATGAATTTCAATATAAGGCGCACCACTGGCAACGGCGGCATCTATCTGTGTGCGATCGGCATCGATAAATAACGACACCTGAATCCCCGCCTCACGTAATTGCGTTACCGCCGATGTGATGCGTGCAAGCTGCCCCGCCACATCCAGCCCGCCTTCCGTCGTCACTTCCTGACGTTTTTCCGGCACCAGACAGCAAAAATGCGGTTTCAACTCACAGGCTATCGCCAGCATTTCATCCGTTACCGCCATTTCCAGATTCATGCGGGTCTGGATGGTCTGACGTAATAAACGCACATCGCGATCGGTAATATGGCGGCGATCTTCACGCAAATGGACGGTAATGCCATCCGCTCCCGCCTGCTCAGCGACAAATGCCGCCTGAATCGGATCGGGATACGCGGTACCACGAGCATTACGCAGGGTGGCAATATGATCGATATTTACGCCCAACAACAACTCAGCCATGATCCATCCTTCAATAATTAAGTCTTCGTCGCAGTGTACACCCCGGCCAGCACTGGCGGTACCCGGCCGGTTCTAGATCTTTTCATCCGGTACCGCTTTATAGGGCTTCGGTATGAACTGGCGGAATAACTCCCGGCTCTTCAGCGGTTTACCGCCAAGATAAGGTTTCAGCGCCATACGAGTAAAACGTTTGGCAGCACGCAATGTGTCGGTATCGGGAAACTCTCTCGACGCCAGCGCCTGCAATTCACGCCCGGTAAAGCTAACATTATCCACCACCAGACTGGCAATAAAGCCTTTCTCTGAACGGTAACGATAGGTCATGGTATCAGCAACGGGCTCGCCGCTACCGGCACAGTGTAGAAAATCGACGCCATACCCCAGATGCTCCAGCAACGCCAACTCGAAACGACGCAATGCCGGTTCTGGCGATCCGTTGGTGGCAGCCAGTTGTTGTAAACAATGGAGATAATCGAAAAATAGAGCGGAGTAATTGGTTTCCAATTCCAGTACGCGGGTCAGCAGCTCGTTCACATACAAACCGCTATAGAGCAGTGAACCGCTTAATGGCAACGCCAGAGAAACAGGCTCAGCGTTACGAAGCGTTTTGACTTCGCCTCGCCCCCCCCAGCGTACCAGCAGAGGTGTAAAGGGTTGCAGCGCCCCTTTAAGGCTGGAACGCCGCGCTCGGGCGCCTTTTGCCAGCACCCGTACACGGCCTTCATTCTCAGAAAACAGGTCCAGCAACAGGCTGGTTTCACTGTAAGGTCGCCCATGCAAGACAAACGCGCGCTGCCAGCCTTCCATCGGCGTATGCCTTACAGGTCGTCAATGTAACCCAGGCTACGCAGCGCACGCTCATCGTCCGCCCAGCCAGATTTAACCTTCACCCACAATTCCAGATGAACCTTGGCCTCAAACATCTGTTCCATATCCTGACGCGCTTCGATACCGATGGTTTTAATCTTGGTACCCTTGTTACCAATCACCATCTTTTTCTGGCCTTCACGCTCAACCAGAATCAGACCATTAATGTCGTAACCGCCACGCTCGTTGGCGACAAAGCGCTCAATTTCCACCGTCACCGAATACGGCAACTCTTCGCCCAGAAAACGCATCAGCTTTTCGCGAATGATTTCCGATGCCATGAAACGTTGTGAACGGTCGGTGATATAGTCTTCAGGGAAATGGTGAATGGCCTGCGGCAGATGCTTACGCACAATCGCAGCGATGGTATCGACATTGGTGCCTTTCTCCGCAGAGATGGGGACCACATCGAGGAAATTCATCTTTTCACTCAACATTTGGATATGCGGCAGCAGCTTCGTTTTATCTGTGACGTTATCCACTTTATTGATAGCCAACAGTACAGGCGTTTTCTGATCGCGCAGTTTGTTCACTACCATTTCATCATCGTCAGTCCAGTGGGTACCTTCCACCACGAAGATGATCAATTCCACATCACCGATTGAACTACTGGCCGCCCGGTTCATCAGGCGGTTGATAGCTCGCTTTTCTTCGATATGCAGCCCTGGGGTATCCACGTAGATAGCCTGATACGGCCCTTCGGTGTGGATCCCCATAATACGGTGACGCGTCGTCTGCGGCTTACGCGAGGTAATAGACACCTTCTGCCCCAATAACTGGTTCAGTAAGGTGGATTTACCGACGTTCGGTCGGCCAACAATCGCGACAAAGCCGCAGTAGGTCTGTTCTTCGCTCATTCAAGCTCCAGCTTTTTCAGGGCCTGTTCCGCCGCCGCTTGTTCGGCTTTACGACGGCTAGACCCAGTACCCACTACCGGCTCGCTAAACCCGCTGACCTGGCAATGAATCGTAAATTCCTGATCGTGCGCCTCGCCACGTACCTGCACCACCAGATAGGTCGGTAAAGGTAAGTGACGTCCCTGCAGGAACTCCTGCAGGCGGGTTTTCGGATCTTTCTGTTTGTCTCCAGGGCTTATTTCATCGAGTCGGGTTTGATACCACGACAGGATAAGCCGCTCGATGGTCTGGATATTACTGTCCAGAAATACACCGCCGATTAACGCTTCGACGGTATCCGCCAGAATCGACTCACGGCGGAAGCCACCACTTTTCAATTCACCAGGACCAAGGCGCAGGCATTCGCCCAATTCGAATTCTCGGGCAATTTCCGCCAGTGTATTACCACGCACCAGCGTTGCACGCATCCGACTCATATCACCTTCATCCACGCGGGGAAAACGGTGATACAGCGCATTGGCAATAACGAAGCTCAGAATGGAATCCCCCAGGAATTCCAGCCGCTCGTTATGTTTACTGCTGGCGCTACGGTGGGTCAGTGCCTGCAATAAAAGGTCATATTGTTGGAAAGTATAGCCCAGCTTTTTTTGTAAACGATTTATCAGGATGGGGTTCATGTGCTACCAATAGATCTATAATGCCTTTTTAAACAACAGCATACGGAACAGCCCTGCCTTGCCACTACATTTAAGTCAAAACTGTTTCGTTTGCAGTGGCTCCCGCCCGGGAGCCAGCATTTATTATTCAGAAATATTCTACAACGGAAGTCGCAAATATGCTGCGAGTTTATTTACATTCGATTAATGAATACCACCGATGCGACTTAAACGCACACCTGTGGGCCATTCACCTTCCTGTTTTTCAAAACTCATCCAGATAGCCGTTGCCTTACCCACCAGATTTCTCTCCGGTACGAATCCCCAATAACGGCTGTCGGCGCTGTTATCGCGGTTATCCCCCATCATGAAGTAATGGCCAGCAGGCACCACCCAACTTCCCAGTGGCTGACGGGGTTGCTGATAATACATTCCCAGTTGGTCCTGAGCGCCGGGGACAGCGAGAATATTGTGCGTCACATCGCCCAGCGTTTCCTTGCGGGTCGCCATGCGAATGCCTTCGCTTTTCTGGCCCACCGGAATCTGATAGAAACCGCTGGTCATCTCACGTCCGCTGCCGCTAAACGTCTGTACAAAATCGCTGGGTTCAACGTTGCTATAGGTCACCGGTAACGCACTGGTGCAGCTCGACTTGTCGCTACATCCCGGCTGGATGGTGACCTGTTTGGCGATAGGGTCATAACTCACGCGATCGCCCGGTAACCCCACCACGCGCTTGATGTAATCCAGACGCGGATTTTCCGGGTATTTAAATACCGCGATATCGCCACGTTTCGGATGCCCGGTTTCAATCAACGTCGTTTGCGTTATCGGATCCTTGAGGCCGTAAGCAAATTTTTCGACCAGAATGAAATCCCCGATCAGCAACGTTGGCATCATCGAACCAGAAGGGATCTGAAACGGTTCAAAGATGAATGAACGCACGACAAACACCAACGCCAGCACAGGAAAAACGGACGCGAACGTTTCCACCCATCCCGGCTGTTTAATGTTGCTCGCCAGGGTTTTCTCATCGAGCGCGCCATTAACCTGCTGGCTCAACGCCAAAATTTTGGCACGCCGAGCTGGCGCCCATTTGAACCGCTCCAGACACCAGACAACGCCGGTCACCAGCGTTGCCAATGCCAAAATCAGGGCAAACATATTGGCCATGCCAACTCCTCAGGGTTATTTGCTTTCTTTTCCAACATGCAGAATGGCCAAAAACGCTTCCTGCGGCAGCTCGACATTCCCCACCTGCTTCATGCGTTTCTTCCCTTCCTTCTGTTTCTGCAGCAGTTTCTTCTTACGGCTGACGTCACCACCGTAACATTTCGCCAGAACGTTCTTGCGCAGCTGTTTTACGGTGGAACGGGCAATAATGTGGTTGCCGATCGCCGCCTGAATCGCGATGTCGAACTGCTGGCGCGGAATCAAATCTTTCATTTTTTCCACCAGCTCACGACCGCGGTACATCGAGTTATCACGGTGGGTGATCAGCGCCAGCGCGTCCACACGCTCGCTGTTGATCAGCACGTCCACACGCACCATGTCCGATGCCTGGAAGCGCTTAAAGCCGTAATCCAACGATGCGTAACCACGCGAGGTGGACTTGAGGCGATCAAAGAAGTCGAGTACCACTTCGGCCATCGGAATTTCATAAGTCAGCGCCACCTGATTGCCGTGATAGACCATGTTGGTCTGCACGCCGCGTTTTTCCACGCACAAGGTGATCACATTACCCAGATATTCCTGCGGCAGCAGCATGTGGCACTCAGCAATCGGCTCACGCAGTTCTTCGATGTTATTGACCGGCGGCAGTTTAGACGGGCTGTCGACATAGATAACCTCGTTACTGGTGGTTTTCACTTCGTACACCACCGTCGGTGCTGTAGTGATCAGATCAAGGTCGTATTCACGCTCCAGACGTTCCTGAATGATCTCCATGTGCAACAGCCCCAGGAAACCACAGCGGAAACCAAAGCCCAGCGCGGTAGAACTTTCCGGTTCGTAGAACAAAGACGCATCATTCAGGCTGAGTTTGCCCAATGCATCGCGGAAAGCCTCATAGTCGTCGGAGCTGATCGGGAACAGACCGGCATAGACCTGCGGTTTGACCTTTTTAAAGCCCGGCAACGGCTTTTCAGCCGGTTTACGCGCCAGCGTCAGGGTATCGCCCACCGGTGCACCCAAAATATCTTTGATGGCACAAACCAGCCAGCCCACTTCACCACACTGCAACGCATCGCGGTCCACCTGTTTGGGGGTGAAAATCCCGAGACGTTCGGCGTTGTACACCTGGCCGGTGCTCATGACTTTGACTTTATCGCCTTTACGCAACGTACCGTTTTTAATCCGGATCAGCGATACCACACCCAAATAGTTATCGAACCAGGAGTCGATAATCAGTGCCTGCAACGGCGCTTCCGGATCGCCTTCCGGCGGTGGAATCTCACGCACCAGACGCTCCAGCACATCCGGCACACCGACGCCAGTTTTCGCGGAGCAGCGCACCGCATCGGTTGCATCGATACCCACGATATCTTCGATTTCCTGGCTAACGCGATCAGGATCGGCTGCTGGCAGGTCAATCTTGTTCAGTACCGGCACCACTTCCAGATCCATTTCGAGCGCGGTGTAGCAGTTAGCCAACGTTTGCGCTTCAACCCCTTGCCCGGCATCTACAACCAGCAATGCCCCTTCACAGGCAGCCAGCGAGCGGGAAACCTCATAGGAGAAGTCGACATGTCCGGGGGTATCGATAAAGTTGAGCTGATAAGTTTGGCCGTCTGAAGCCTTGTAATCCAGCGTCACACTCTGAGCTTTGATGGTAATACCGCGCTCACGCTCCAGATCCATGGAGTCCAGCACTTGCGCCTCCATTTCACGTTCGGACAAGCCACCACAAATTTGGATGATGCGATCAGAGAGCGTCGACTTACCGTGGTCGATGTGAGCAATAATGGAGAAATTTCGTATATGCTTCATTATAAAAGTTTTTCTACCTTGGTATTTCTGAAATTCTTGCCGAACGGCACGCGCAATGTGATGACAGCCATAGCTACTGTCATATACCTGAATCGCAGCATTCTACATGCCATGCAAAGGAAAACCTAGTCATGGCGTATCGAATCAATTTCTTGATTATGGCAAGGTTATGGATGAGAAGATGAAAGCAGAGGTAAAAAGTCATTAAAGGACAAAAAGCAAACCGACCACCAGCCCGCCATCCTGCTGGCCGCCTGCGTTTTAACGTTCCGGCGTCATATCGGTTCGCAGTAGATTTTCAGGCAGAGAAACCTGCAGAATGACTGGCTGATAACGCTGATTATTGCCAATTTTCGCAGATAAGCGCTTTACCAGAACGAAACTCACCGCCACGCCAGCAAAGGCACCGATGACTGTTGCCGGTTCACTCTCCAGCCAGTATTGCATCAACGCAGCCCCCAGCATCAGCCCCAACAATGGAAGCAGATAAACCAGCATTGCCGAGCGCAACAGACTGGACTCCGCCAGACCGATTTCCACCCGCTGACCAGGTGACAAAGGCTGCGAATACGCAACGCTCAGCTGGTGCGTTGGCGCACCACCAATCTGATTCAGTAAGCCGGTGCCGCATGATGTACGGGACTGGCAACTCTGACACCCGGAGTGTTGTTCACAATGCAACACGGCGATGCCCGCCTGCCACGATACCACCGTCGCCCATTCTTTAATCATGGCTGCGCCTTGAAGAGCACGTTATCCGCAATACGTTTGGCGGTTGCCAGCGGCAACTCACCAATCACCGTGATTTCCCGGTTATTCCGTACTTCGGTATGGATAGTTCTGCGCCCCAATGAGGCGTTCTGGTCAGGGTGGTTTTCCCCTGCCGGGCTGATATTAACGGAAAAGCTGAACAAACCATCGCTATAAAGACGAGATTCCGTCAGACCGGTCACGCCCGGTAGAGGACGCTGACTGCGCGACACCTCTTCAACACCAACCGGCAGCCACTCTGGCGTCCAGTTAAAATCGGCAACAGACGTCGTAGAAATACTGAGAGATGGCGGCTGGCTGACTTTATCGAGTGGTTTCATGGCTAGCTGCACATTTTTATCCACCGTGACAGAAATCGCCCGGAACTGTTCTAGCAATTCGCCATTCTGATCGAGCAGATCAACCCGCAATGGCAGGCGAGATTCCGCATCAAGACAGACGATATAACTGAAACGCGTGCCATCCCGCGAGACAATCCTCACCACATCGCCCTGGCGGTCCGCCAGACGGATACGACCAGTAGGAATAAAGTCGTAATACGCAGACAAACGCTCAATGTTGGCGAAAATCAGTGCCGGCAGTGAATCGACGATATGATCGCCAGACAACGTAAACGGTTCGGCATCCGCTTCGAAATAGCTAATGTCACCACCGCGCTGAATCACTTCGCGCTTCGGACCATCAAGATGAATCAGTTCAGCCAGCGTTTCGCCATTTTGTACCGAATGCCGGTAGCGCAATGACTCAATGCCCTGACGGGAAACACTGATGTAGTAAATTTCGTAATTTAATGATCGGCTGGCGCTGCTCATCTGCTGCAACAACGCCCCGGAATCACTTGCCGGGGCGAGGGAGGAATAAGACAGGCTGCTCAGCAATACACATGCGGCAAACCAGAAGCGCTTCATTACTGCGGTTGAATTCCTAATGACTGAGTACCAGGCACCTGTACGGCGGCCTGTTGCTGGCTCCCTTGCTGCTGCAACTGGAGCTGATCAGAATGCACACGGCGCTGCAGTTCGTAATCCTGCAGCAGCGCATTAATGCGCTCATGCTGCGCCTGCATCTGACGCTGTCCAGTATGCGCCACGCTGTTTTCCGCAGGCACGCTCAGGCTAACTGGCGAAGCGGAGCCACCCATCACTGGCAATGTGCCCAGTACCGGCGTGTTTTCCACCACATTGTCGCTAACGACGTTGCTTTGCTGGTAGTGCTGAACACCAACAATCACTGCCAGCGAAACGCACGCGGCCATACCAATTTGTGTCAGATGACTGGCGAGTGGACGTACTTTGTGCCAGAACGGCAACGCCTGCCAGGACTGAGGATGCGGCTGAGACTCCGGCACAGTTTTCGTCTTGAACGGAACGGGTTCCTGTTCGAGGACGGCAGCCACACGCGAAGCGATATCAACTTGCATCAGCGTTTCGCTGACATCCCCTCGTAACGTGTCGCGTACCAGATGGTAACGCTGCCAGCTTTGCTGCAATGCATCGTCTTTGGACAAGGCGCCCAGCAGCGCATTATCCACTGCCTCACCATCCATTAAAGCGGAAAGTTTTTCTTTCTGCATAACTTCACCTTACCTTGTCAAACCCGTCATGAGTAACGTTAAGAACAAGCTAACGCTGAATAAGCGGTTGCACTTTATTATCAATCGCTTCCCGTGCGCGGAATATGCGCGAGCGAACTGTACCGACCGGGCAATCCATGATGTCGGCGATCTCCTCATAACTCAGCCCATCCAGTTCACGCAGCGTAATTGCCAGACGTAAATCTTCGGGCAATGACTCGATAGTATGGAAAACGATCCGTCGTAACTCTTCAGACAACATTAAATTCTCAGGGTTCGATATTTCTTTCAACGCGCTGGCACTTTCGTAATTTTCAGCGTCGTTCGCATCCACATCGCTGGAGGGAGGACGTCGCCCCTGAGCCACCAGATAATTCTTCGCCGTGTTCACGGCAATGCGGTACAACCAGGTGTAAAAGGCACTCTCGCCACGAAACGACTCCAGCGCGCGATAGGCTTTGATAAACGATTCCTGCACTACATCGGGCACATCCCCAGAGGGAACGTAACGCGATACCAGACTCGCCACTTTATG from Dickeya zeae NCPPB 2538 encodes the following:
- the lepA gene encoding translation elongation factor 4, producing the protein MKHIRNFSIIAHIDHGKSTLSDRIIQICGGLSEREMEAQVLDSMDLERERGITIKAQSVTLDYKASDGQTYQLNFIDTPGHVDFSYEVSRSLAACEGALLVVDAGQGVEAQTLANCYTALEMDLEVVPVLNKIDLPAADPDRVSQEIEDIVGIDATDAVRCSAKTGVGVPDVLERLVREIPPPEGDPEAPLQALIIDSWFDNYLGVVSLIRIKNGTLRKGDKVKVMSTGQVYNAERLGIFTPKQVDRDALQCGEVGWLVCAIKDILGAPVGDTLTLARKPAEKPLPGFKKVKPQVYAGLFPISSDDYEAFRDALGKLSLNDASLFYEPESSTALGFGFRCGFLGLLHMEIIQERLEREYDLDLITTAPTVVYEVKTTSNEVIYVDSPSKLPPVNNIEELREPIAECHMLLPQEYLGNVITLCVEKRGVQTNMVYHGNQVALTYEIPMAEVVLDFFDRLKSTSRGYASLDYGFKRFQASDMVRVDVLINSERVDALALITHRDNSMYRGRELVEKMKDLIPRQQFDIAIQAAIGNHIIARSTVKQLRKNVLAKCYGGDVSRKKKLLQKQKEGKKRMKQVGNVELPQEAFLAILHVGKESK
- the rseC gene encoding SoxR-reducing system protein RseC; the protein is MIKEWATVVSWQAGIAVLHCEQHSGCQSCQSRTSCGTGLLNQIGGAPTHQLSVAYSQPLSPGQRVEIGLAESSLLRSAMLVYLLPLLGLMLGAALMQYWLESEPATVIGAFAGVAVSFVLVKRLSAKIGNNQRYQPVILQVSLPENLLRTDMTPER
- the recO gene encoding DNA repair protein RecO, whose protein sequence is MEGWQRAFVLHGRPYSETSLLLDLFSENEGRVRVLAKGARARRSSLKGALQPFTPLLVRWGGRGEVKTLRNAEPVSLALPLSGSLLYSGLYVNELLTRVLELETNYSALFFDYLHCLQQLAATNGSPEPALRRFELALLEHLGYGVDFLHCAGSGEPVADTMTYRYRSEKGFIASLVVDNVSFTGRELQALASREFPDTDTLRAAKRFTRMALKPYLGGKPLKSRELFRQFIPKPYKAVPDEKI
- the lepB gene encoding signal peptidase I, with product MANMFALILALATLVTGVVWCLERFKWAPARRAKILALSQQVNGALDEKTLASNIKQPGWVETFASVFPVLALVFVVRSFIFEPFQIPSGSMMPTLLIGDFILVEKFAYGLKDPITQTTLIETGHPKRGDIAVFKYPENPRLDYIKRVVGLPGDRVSYDPIAKQVTIQPGCSDKSSCTSALPVTYSNVEPSDFVQTFSGSGREMTSGFYQIPVGQKSEGIRMATRKETLGDVTHNILAVPGAQDQLGMYYQQPRQPLGSWVVPAGHYFMMGDNRDNSADSRYWGFVPERNLVGKATAIWMSFEKQEGEWPTGVRLSRIGGIH
- the rseA gene encoding anti-sigma-E factor RseA codes for the protein MQKEKLSALMDGEAVDNALLGALSKDDALQQSWQRYHLVRDTLRGDVSETLMQVDIASRVAAVLEQEPVPFKTKTVPESQPHPQSWQALPFWHKVRPLASHLTQIGMAACVSLAVIVGVQHYQQSNVVSDNVVENTPVLGTLPVMGGSASPVSLSVPAENSVAHTGQRQMQAQHERINALLQDYELQRRVHSDQLQLQQQGSQQQAAVQVPGTQSLGIQPQ
- the rseB gene encoding sigma-E factor regulatory protein RseB, whose translation is MKRFWFAACVLLSSLSYSSLAPASDSGALLQQMSSASRSLNYEIYYISVSRQGIESLRYRHSVQNGETLAELIHLDGPKREVIQRGGDISYFEADAEPFTLSGDHIVDSLPALIFANIERLSAYYDFIPTGRIRLADRQGDVVRIVSRDGTRFSYIVCLDAESRLPLRVDLLDQNGELLEQFRAISVTVDKNVQLAMKPLDKVSQPPSLSISTTSVADFNWTPEWLPVGVEEVSRSQRPLPGVTGLTESRLYSDGLFSFSVNISPAGENHPDQNASLGRRTIHTEVRNNREITVIGELPLATAKRIADNVLFKAQP
- the era gene encoding GTPase Era, producing MSEEQTYCGFVAIVGRPNVGKSTLLNQLLGQKVSITSRKPQTTRHRIMGIHTEGPYQAIYVDTPGLHIEEKRAINRLMNRAASSSIGDVELIIFVVEGTHWTDDDEMVVNKLRDQKTPVLLAINKVDNVTDKTKLLPHIQMLSEKMNFLDVVPISAEKGTNVDTIAAIVRKHLPQAIHHFPEDYITDRSQRFMASEIIREKLMRFLGEELPYSVTVEIERFVANERGGYDINGLILVEREGQKKMVIGNKGTKIKTIGIEARQDMEQMFEAKVHLELWVKVKSGWADDERALRSLGYIDDL
- the pdxJ gene encoding pyridoxine 5'-phosphate synthase, which gives rise to MAELLLGVNIDHIATLRNARGTAYPDPIQAAFVAEQAGADGITVHLREDRRHITDRDVRLLRQTIQTRMNLEMAVTDEMLAIACELKPHFCCLVPEKRQEVTTEGGLDVAGQLARITSAVTQLREAGIQVSLFIDADRTQIDAAVASGAPYIEIHTGAYADAQDDVARQQEFERICDAATYAASCGIKVNAGHGLTYHNVLPIAALPEMHELNIGHAIIGRAVMSGLAPAVAEMKTLMREARR
- the rnc gene encoding ribonuclease III yields the protein MNPILINRLQKKLGYTFQQYDLLLQALTHRSASSKHNERLEFLGDSILSFVIANALYHRFPRVDEGDMSRMRATLVRGNTLAEIAREFELGECLRLGPGELKSGGFRRESILADTVEALIGGVFLDSNIQTIERLILSWYQTRLDEISPGDKQKDPKTRLQEFLQGRHLPLPTYLVVQVRGEAHDQEFTIHCQVSGFSEPVVGTGSSRRKAEQAAAEQALKKLELE
- the rpoE gene encoding RNA polymerase sigma factor RpoE; translation: MSEQLADQVLVERVQNGDRKAFNLLVVRYQHKVASLVSRYVPSGDVPDVVQESFIKAYRALESFRGESAFYTWLYRIAVNTAKNYLVAQGRRPPSSDVDANDAENYESASALKEISNPENLMLSEELRRIVFHTIESLPEDLRLAITLRELDGLSYEEIADIMDCPVGTVRSRIFRAREAIDNKVQPLIQR